A part of Aegilops tauschii subsp. strangulata cultivar AL8/78 chromosome 2, Aet v6.0, whole genome shotgun sequence genomic DNA contains:
- the LOC109772618 gene encoding disease resistance protein RGA2 — protein sequence MEAAIVWLAQAILGTLRIDKLDAWIRQAGLADDIERLRREVERVEVAVSAVRGRAAANEPLARSLARLKDLLYEADEVVDDLDYCRLQQQVQGVAWGDPGRMHEAERVDERSRGGDANILGTSGGKKWSKAWCDFDITEENNGKPVKAKFKHCQNAVKCGSDRGTSILNNHVKSEGCKNPRGTDQPPNSSCICDATANAAPVVIGDLFSRKRRRDEELAQTTAANINLWHKADCFNRIQEITQQLQDILEDVSGVLKMHGSASITSSNDVCPTTSSLNQQKVYGRDSEMSTIIKMITSDKHEGVSVLPIVGIGGVGKTTLTQLVYNDPTVKEQFERKWLWVSNSFDEVRLTREMLDFISQESHEGINDFAKLQEILKVHMEFQSERFLLILDDVWDTLDDYLWNKLLSPMLSTRVKGNVIIITTRNFSVAQRIGTLEPVNLGALANDDFWLLFKSRAFGDENYEEHQTLGIIGHQIAEKLMGNPLAAGSAGELLRKQLTVDHWSTILKNECWKSLQLSRGIMSALKLSYDQLPYHLQQCCSYVSIFPYNHQFLGDELVRIWISQGFVNCNHSGKKLEETGHDYLTDLVNLGFFQQVECKDESTRFRDEIFVMRVHNRVVREEPFQGRQTSYAMCGLMHDFGRVVSRNECAIIDDLWCNEILPTVQHLSIVTDSAYCKNQDGRIPRSYKFEENLRNTVTSVRRLRTLVLIGQYDSFFFQSFQDIFKKAHNLRLLQMSATASDFSSFVCTLVNPTHLRYLKAPTPGVALPQVLSKFYHLQVLDTGSYIDPMIPNGIHNLVSLRHIVVEGLSSSIPCIGKMTSLLELHDFRVQNTSSFEITQLQSMNELLQLGVSRLENVTTKDEADGAKLRDKIHLEKLRLSWKYNDHSGKAREVLEGLEPHPGLKHLRIFGYNGTTSPTWLASNFSVTSLQTLHLEDCGEWQILPSLEMLPFLTKLTLCNMQKVMEAMFPSLEELVLVEMPKLEKCSCSSLWDMNSSLRVLNIKMCSALKVFDLLDGGIKFESKQKSWLPGLRKLIIYDCPHLEVMHPLPPSTTCSEFFINRVSTLPRMEGSSGETLKIDGPSFLHAGWFYEMWTLDDRILAFHNLRGLKYLCIRYCRNLMSIPFEGFCQLVSLKSLEISNCGKHFSLDIPECAHEDVVVANCTALPSLENLRIYCCGITGKWLSLMLRHATALMVLSLWDCPQITQLSIEEGENSQSNLISTMQASSSGYSNDSLTSSAPDGLLHIPLNVLSSLKEMEIREFPYLTFCHSKEGLSGFTSLEKLTIWSCPELLSSSVRIDGNDGQVNGSCLLPQSLGHLEIADYSRAMLQPCFPRNLTCLKKLQIWSNKSLESLQLQSCTALEELHISGCPSLAALEGFQFLRHLSLFSTPNLPPFLEHVSRQGYELCPQLEKLVADNPCVLTTPFCKQLTSLQRLELRSCESEATRLTDEQAGALLLITSLEELQFWKCRYLVDLPAELHRLPSLKKLEIDNCHRMLWLPVKGLPPSLEELNITCHGGCSMVLATQCRWLATRKLKVKIDGKYVN from the exons ATGGAGGCCGCGATTGTGTGGCTGGCGCAGGCCATCCTCGGAACACTCCGAATCGACAAGCTGGATGCGTGGATCCGCCAAGCCGGGCTTGCCGACGACATCGAGAGGCTCAGGCGCGAGGTCGAGAGGGTCGAGGTGGCGGTCAGCGCCGTGAGGGGGCGGGCGGCCGCGAACGAGCCGCTGGCCCGGTCTCTCGCTCGCCTCAAGGACCTGCTCTACGAAGCCGACGAAGTGGTCGACGACCTCGACTACTGCAGGCTCCAGCAGCAGGTCCAAGGAG TTGCATGGGGCGATCCTGGCAGAATGCATGAAGCAGAGCGAGTAGATGAGAGATCGAGGGGAGGTGATGCTAATATACTTGGTACCAGTGGTGGCAAGAAATGGTCCAAAGCATGGTGTGATTTTGATATCACAGAGGAAAACAACGGAAAGCCTGTGAAAGCAAAGTTTAAACACTGTCAAAATGCAGTTAAGTGCGGAAGCGACAGAGGGACGTCAATCTTGAACAACCATGTCAAGAGTGAGGGTTGTAAGAACCCCAGAGGAACTGACCAGCCGCCAAACTCTTCATG CATCTGTGATGCTACTGCAAATGCTGCACCTGTTGTAATTGGTGATTTGTTCAGCAGAAAAAGGAGAAGAGATGAGGAGTTGGCACAAACCACCGCAGCTAACATTAACCTTTGGCACAAGGCAGATTGTTTCAATAGGATACAGGAAATAACTCAGCAGTTACAAGACATCCTAGAGGATGTGAGTGGTGTTCTCAAGATGCATGGATCGGCCTCTATTACAAGCTCAAATGATGTGTGCCCAACAACATCAAGTCTTAATCAGCAAAAAGTGTATGGGAGAGATTCAGAGATGAGCACCATCATAAAGATGATTACATCTGATAAACATGAAGGTGTGTCTGTACTGCCTATTGTAGGCATTGGAGGAGTTGGCAAGACAACTCTCACACAACTCGTATATAATGATCCAACAGTAAAAGAGCAGTTTGAACGGAAATGGCTATGGGTGTCAAACAGCTTTGATGAAGTAAGGCTTACAAGAGAGATGTTAGACTTCATTTCTCAAGAAAGTCATGAAGGAATAAATGATTTTGCGAAGcttcaggagatcttgaaggtaCATATGGAGTTCCAGTCGGAAAGGTTTCTGCTCATTTTAGATGATGTCTGGGACACTCTGGATGATTACCTATGGAACAAACTGTTGTCTCCAATGCTATCAACTCGTGTGAAGGGCAATGTGATTATTATCACAACTAGAAATTTCTCTGTTGCACAAAGGATAGGTACCCTCGAACCGGTCAACTTAGGTGCTTTGGCAAATGATGATTTTTGGTTATTGTTCAAATCACGTGCATTTGGTGATGAGAACTACGAAGAGCATCAAACTCTAGGCATCATTGGGCATCAAATAGCAGAGAAGTTAATGGGCAACCCGTTAGCAGCTGGATCTGCAGGAGAACTATTAAGAAAGCAGCTTACTGTTGATCATTGGAGTACCATTTTGAAGAATGAATGTTGGAAATCCTTGCAACTAAGCAGGGGCATCATGTCTGCTTTAAAGCTTAGCTATGATCAACTACCCTACCATCTACAACAATGTTGCTCATACGTTTCTATATTTCCCTACAACCATCAGTTTCTTGGTGATGAGTTGGTCCGCATTTGGATTTCACAGGGATTTGTGAACTGTAACCACTCAGGTAAGAAATTGGAGGAGACAGGACATGATTATCTGACTGATTTGGTGAATCTAGGCTTCTTTCAGCAAGTTGAATGCAAAGATGAGAGCACCCGTTTTCGAGATGAAATTTTTGTCATGAGAGTCCATAATCGAGTTGTAAGAGAAGAGCCATTTCAAGGCAGACAAACTTCCTATGCTATGTGTGGCCTTATGCATGATTTTGGACGGGTGGTTTCAAGAAATGAGTGTGCAATTATAGATGATCTATGGTGCAACGAAATTTTGCCAACTGTACAACATTTGTCAATAGTAACCGACTCTGCATACTGCAAGAATCAAGATGGAAGGATACCACGTAGCTACAAGTTTGAAGAAAATTTGAGAAATACAGTTACATCAGTAAGAAGATTGAGGACACTGGTGTTAATTGGGCAGTATGACTCTTTCTTTTTCCAATCCTTTCAAGATATATTCAAAAAGGCACATAATTTACGTCTGCTGCAAATGTCTGCAACAGCTTCTGATTTTAGTTCCTTCGTGTGCACTTTAGTAAATCCTACCCATCTTCGCTATCTGAAGGCTCCTACGCCAGGAGTGGCTTTACCTCAAGTTTTGAGCAAGTTCTACCATCTTCAAGTATTAGACACTGGCTCATACATTGATCCAATGATACCTAATGGTATCCATAATCTTGTGAGCCTGCGTCATATTGTTGTAGAAGGACTATCCTCTTCCATTCCTTGCATTGGTAAAATGACATCCCTTCTGGAGCTACATGATTTTAGGGTTCAAAATACTAGCAGCTTTGAGATAACACAACTTCAGTCCATGAACGAGCTTCTGCAACTAGGTGTCTCACGACTTGAAAATGTTACCACTAAAGATGAGGCTGATGGAGCAAAATTGAGGGACAAAATACACTTAGAAAAGCTGCGCTTGTCGTGGAAGTATAATGATCACAGTGGCAAAGCAAGAGAGGTGCTCGAGGGTCTTGAACCACATCCAGGCTTAAAGCATCTGCGGATATTTGGGTACAATGGTACTACTTCCCCAACTTGGCTTGCCAGCAATTTTTCAGTTACCTCTTTGCAGACGCTTCATCTAGAGGATTGTGGAGAATGGCAAATACTTCCATCTTTGGAAATGCTTCCGTTTCTTACGAAGTTGACGTTGTGCAACATGCAGAAAGTAATGGAAGCAATGTTTCCTTCATTGGAGGAGCTGGTTTTAGTTGAAATGCCAAAGTTGGAGAAATGTTCCTGCAGTTCCCTGTGGGATATGAACTCTAGTTTAAGAGTACTGAATATCAAGATGTGTAGTGCACTGAAGGTGTTTGATTTGCTTGATGGGGGCATTAAATTCGAAAGCAAGCAGAAATCATGGTTGCCTGGTCTTAGAAAGCTAATTATCTACGATTGTCCTCACTTGGAAGTAATGCACCCTCTTCCACCTTCAACCACATGTTCTGAATTCTTTATCAACAGAGTTTCAACACTGCCAAGGATGGAGGGATCATCCGGAGAAACATTGAAAATCGACGGTCCAAGTTTTTTACATGCTGGGTGGTTTTATGAGATGTGGACACTGGATGACAGAATATTAGCATTCCATAATCTAAGGGGCCTTAAGTACTTGTGTATCAGATATTGCCGGAATCTGATGTCTATTCCATTTGAAGGTTTTTGTCAGCTAGTCTCCTTAAAGAGTTTGGAAATAAGCAATTGTGGAAAACATTTCTCTCTAGATATACCAGAGTGTGCCCATGAAGATGTGGTAGTTGCAAATTGTACTGCCCTCCCATCTCTTGAAAATCTCAGAATTTATTGTTGTGGCATAACGGGGAAGTGGCTATCTTTGATGCTGCGACATGCGACGGCTCTGATGGTGTTAAGTTTATGGGACTGCCCACAGATAACACAGTTATCAATAGAAGAGGGAGAAAACAGTCAGTCAAATCTTATCTCAACCATGCAAGCTTCTTCATCAGGCTATTCAAATGACTCATTGACAAGCTCAGCTCCAGACGGACTCTTGCACATTCCGTTAAATGTCCTCTCCTCTCTCAAGGAGATGGAAATTAGGGAATTCCCTTATCTAACATTTTGCCATAGCAAGGAAGGCTTATCTGGATTTACCTCCCTCGAGAAgctaacaatttggtcttgcccTGAGCTGCTCTCATCTTCGGTGCGTATTGATGGAAATGATGGCCAGGTGAATGGAAGTTGTCTCCTCCCTCAATCACTTGGACATCTCGAGATAGCCGATTATTCTCGAGCAATGCTGCAACCATGCTTTCCAAGGAATCTCACCTGCCTTAAAAAACTCCAAATATGGTCCAATAAAAGTTTGGAGTCTCTACAGCTACAGTCATGCACGGCACTGGAGGAGTTGCATATTTCGGGATGTCCATCGCTCGCCGCACTAGAGGGCTTCCAGTTCCTTAGGCATTTGAGCTTATTCAGCACCCCCAATTTGCCACCATTTCTAGAGCATGTGTCAAGGCAAGGTTATGAGCTATGCCCTCAATTGGAAAAGCTTGTGGCCGATAACCCGTGTGTCCTTACCACGCCATTCTGCAAGCAGCTCACATCCCTACAACGCTTAGAACTTCGAAGTTGCGAGAGTGAAGCAACGCGGCTAACAGATGAGCAAGCGGGAGCGCTTCTGCTCATCACGTCCCTGGAAGAGCTCCAGTTTTGGAAATGCAGGTATCTCGTAGATCTTCCTGCGGAGCTGCACCGCCTTCCCTCCCTCAAGAAGCTGGAGATCGATAATTGTCACCGCATGTTGTGGCTGCCAGTAAAGGGCCTGCCACCTTCGCTGGAAGAACTGAATATAACCTGCCATGGCGGTTGCAGCATGGTTCTGGCTACTCAATGCAGGTGGCTAGCAACAAGAAAGCTAAAGGTCAAAATTGATGGAAAATATGTGAACTGA
- the LOC109772638 gene encoding uncharacterized protein produces MAAGDVATVFLEMSLGTRLAVSFPAASTTVADLKRRVSHEHAACFPNYGQIAVQSVKVEQGGSWFHLADSMAVRDAFQFHGANETWHLQVDALPHPQHLGQGMATEGHSKDSSAAHSEPSCEMLADQVKVEVGADSEPSCEMLTDQVKVEVGAEEPLSAKGKRSSNGTDPKGSKEAEATSTEQGACERKRLRPRIRVGKTPITKAANSSGSSESEEMDVNTVGVDAPPSQFVVMLKECHFVTKNGQYLNVPREFSVAHGYAERKKVLLRMGGESWTVNLKHAHNVRGKARTSFRYGWHQFCVDNHLRVGETCFFRALGQGGGDRHVLKVEVRRLDGSYAS; encoded by the exons ATGGCCGCCGGCGACGTCGCAACCGTCTTCCTGGAGATGAGCCTCGGCACTCGCCTAGCCGTCTCCTTCCCCGCCGCATCAACCACCGTCGCCGACCTCAAGC GCAGAGTGAGCCATGAGCACGCCGCATGTTTCCCCAACTATGGCCAGATCGCCGTCCAGTCCGTCAAG GTCGAGCAGGGAGGCTCGTGGTTCCACCTCGCCGACTCCATGGCCGTCCGGGACGCGTTCCAGTTCCACGGGGCCAACGAAACCTGGCACCTCCAAGTAGACGCTCTGCCTCACCCTCAGCATCTCGGCCAAGGAATGGCCACCGAGGGACACTCCAAGGATTCCTCTGCTGCTCACTCTGAACCAAGCTGTGAGATGCTGGCTGACCAGGTTAAAGTTGAAGTTGGAGCGGACTCTGAACCAAGCTGTGAGATGCTGACTGATCAGGTTAAAGTTGAAGTTGGAGCGGAGGAGCCATTGTCAGCCAAGGGCAAAAGGAGCAGCAACGGGACTGATCCGAAGGGGTCGAAGGAAGCAGAGGCCACATCAACAGAACAGGGGGCATGTGAGAGGAAAAGGCTGCGGCCAAGGATCAGAGTTGGCAAAACACCCATCACCAAGGCGGCGAACAGCAGCGGCAGCTCGGAGTCGGAGGAGATGGACGTCAACACCGTCGGCGTCGACGCGCCGCCGTCGCAGTTCGTCGTCATGCTCAAGGAATGCCACTTTGTCACCAAGAACGGGCAGTACCTG AACGTGCCGCGGGAGTTCAGCGTGGCGCATGGGTacgcggagaggaagaaggtGCTGCTGCGGATGGGGGGCGAGTCGTGGACGGTGAACCTGAAGCACGCCCACAATGTGCGTGGCAAGGCCCGCACGTCGTTCCGGTACGGGTGGCACCAGTTCTGCGTCGACAACCACCTCCGCGTCGGCGAGACATGCTTCTTCCGAGCGCTCGGCCAAGGCGGCGGCGACCGCCATGTGCTCAAGGTGGAGGTGCGCAGGCTGGACGGCAGCTACGCCAGCTGA